In Arachis hypogaea cultivar Tifrunner chromosome 17, arahy.Tifrunner.gnm2.J5K5, whole genome shotgun sequence, a single window of DNA contains:
- the LOC112765904 gene encoding uncharacterized protein: MSFLGRSLAGKEAAYFFQESKQAVGKLAQKNPLPSKPNNLDSVEHELLGGGGGGRSGGNADVLPEVLRHSLPSKIFRDETANSTNSSFSASKWVLHSDPKTQSFVNPDAINPLRAYVSLPQVTFGPKRWELPKAESTISASTANDLRQDRQTTHVNPEKLKAAAEGLANVGKAFAIATAVVFGGAALVFGTVASKLDMHNANDIKTKGKDFVEPQLESIKEQFVPMKTWAENMSRKWHLKREEDAKQNPLAKELARMWGAKTSD, translated from the exons ATGAGTTTTCTTGGACGAAGTTTAGCTGGGAAAGAAGCTGCATATTTTTTTCAGGAATCCAAACAGGCGGTGGGAAAATTGGCCCAGAAAAACCCTCTCCCATCCAAACCCAACAACCTCGACTCCGTCGAACACGAATTactaggtggtggtggtggtggtcgcAGTGGCGGCAACGCCGACGTGCTCCCCGAGGTTCTAAGGCACTCCCTTCCTTCCAAAATTTTCAGAGACGAAACCGCAAATTCAACCAATTCTTCCTTCTCTGCTTCCAAATGGGTCCTTCATTCTGACCCAAAAACCCAATCTTTTGTTAACCCTGATGCAATCAACCCTCTTCGAGCTTATGTTTCATTGCCTCAGGTCACGTTTGGTCCCAAAAG ATGGGAACTGCCTAAAGCAGAAAGCACGATTTCAGCTTCAACAGCTAATGACTTGCGTCAAGATAGGCAAACCACCCATGTTAATCCGGAGAAGTTGAAAGCTGCAGCTGAAGGGCTTGCAAATG TTGGAAAAGCATTTGCTATTGCCACTGCAGTTGTTTTTGGGGGTGCTGCATTGGTGTTTGGTACCGTAGCCTCCAAGTTAGATATGCACAAT GCCAATGATATCAAAACTAAAGGAAAAGACTTTGTTGAGCCACAACTGGAGAGTATCAAAGAGCAATTTGTTCCCATGAAAACATGG GCTGAAAATATGTCAAGAAAATGGCATTTGAAAAGGGAAGAGGATGCTAAACAGAATCCTTTGGCAAAGGAGTTAGCTAGAATGTGGGGTGCAAAAACATCAGATTGA